The Dethiosulfovibrio peptidovorans DSM 11002 genome has a window encoding:
- a CDS encoding ABC transporter permease subunit, producing the protein MNKVNDFIERAGWPRIIIGLFLLFLFVLAPFVGVRLDASISDTLVRFGMNGVMVLAMVPMIQAGCGLNFGLPLGIIAGLLGAVTSIEMGVSGLFGALIAMAVAIPVATVLGGAYGLLLNKVKGSEMMIATYVGFSSVAFMCIMWLVLPYRSSNMVWGYAGKGLRTTISVEGFWHQAISDIASFRIGDFFYIPTGMFLFFALLCFFMWVFMRTRTGTAMTTVGSNPEYARASGVNIDRMRVVSVILSTVLGAIGIIVYEQSFGFIQLYMGPFYMAFPAVSAILIGGASVHKATIMNVIVGTILFQGILTMTPSVINSMIQTDMSEVIRIIVSNGMILYALTRVVKVKS; encoded by the coding sequence GTGAATAAGGTCAACGATTTTATCGAGCGCGCCGGGTGGCCCAGGATAATAATAGGTCTTTTTCTGCTCTTTCTTTTCGTCCTGGCTCCCTTTGTGGGGGTTCGCTTGGATGCCTCGATCAGCGATACTTTGGTCCGTTTCGGGATGAACGGAGTCATGGTCCTGGCTATGGTTCCTATGATACAGGCCGGTTGCGGCCTGAACTTCGGCCTTCCCCTAGGCATCATAGCCGGTCTTCTGGGAGCCGTAACCAGCATAGAGATGGGCGTGTCGGGACTTTTCGGTGCATTGATAGCCATGGCCGTGGCCATTCCCGTGGCTACCGTTCTCGGCGGTGCCTACGGACTGTTGCTTAACAAGGTCAAGGGCAGTGAGATGATGATAGCCACCTACGTGGGCTTCTCCTCGGTCGCATTCATGTGCATAATGTGGTTGGTGCTTCCCTACAGGAGCTCCAACATGGTGTGGGGCTACGCCGGAAAGGGGTTGCGCACTACCATATCGGTAGAGGGCTTTTGGCATCAGGCCATAAGCGACATAGCTTCCTTCCGGATAGGTGATTTTTTCTACATTCCCACCGGCATGTTCCTTTTTTTCGCCCTTCTTTGCTTCTTCATGTGGGTGTTTATGAGGACCAGGACCGGTACGGCTATGACGACCGTGGGGTCCAACCCGGAATATGCCAGGGCCTCCGGGGTCAATATAGACAGGATGAGAGTAGTATCCGTAATTTTGTCCACGGTGCTCGGAGCGATCGGAATCATAGTGTACGAGCAAAGTTTCGGCTTTATTCAGCTCTACATGGGACCGTTCTACATGGCCTTCCCTGCGGTCTCGGCCATTCTCATAGGGGGAGCCTCGGTACATAAGGCTACCATAATGAACGTTATAGTAGGAACCATATTGTTCCAGGGGATACTTACGATGACTCCGTCGGTTATAAACAGCATGATACAGACCGATATGTCCGAGGTTATCCGTATAATAGTCTCCAACGGTATGATCCTATACGCTCTGACCCGAGTAGTGAAGGTGAAGTCATGA
- a CDS encoding ABC transporter permease — protein sequence MNKKIDNMKHILVQNAVPIVFLVVSAFAIPISQFSGSYLIQEMLIRLSRNSFLVLSLLIPIMAGMGLNFGMVLGAMAGQIGLIFINDWNVVGVPGMLLAAIISTPLAIFLGWLCGVVLNKAKGREMVTSFILGFFMNGVYQLIVLYGFGSVVPITNPKMVLSRGYGIRNVTNLEGIRKCLDSLLPFSIQGIDIPLATFIVIALFCTFVVWFRRTKLGQDMRAVGQDMDVARAAGIPVERTRLISIVISTVLACYGQIIFLQNIGTMNTYNSHEQAGMFAIAALLVGGASVSKASIFNVFLGVVLFHLMFVVSPMAGKYLIGQAQLGEYFRVFVSYGIISLALVLHAWRRQKEKDRSRRGLRGTVAE from the coding sequence ATGAATAAGAAAATAGATAATATGAAGCATATCCTCGTTCAAAACGCGGTTCCGATAGTGTTCTTGGTGGTCAGCGCTTTCGCTATACCGATCTCCCAGTTTTCCGGATCCTACCTTATTCAGGAGATGTTGATCCGTCTTTCCCGTAACTCTTTCCTGGTCCTTTCTCTCCTCATTCCCATAATGGCCGGTATGGGGCTGAACTTCGGTATGGTCTTAGGAGCCATGGCAGGCCAGATAGGGCTGATTTTCATCAACGACTGGAACGTGGTGGGTGTCCCGGGAATGCTTTTGGCTGCCATAATTTCTACACCTTTAGCCATATTCCTGGGGTGGCTTTGCGGAGTTGTCCTGAACAAGGCCAAAGGGAGAGAGATGGTCACCTCCTTCATTTTGGGGTTTTTCATGAACGGTGTCTATCAGCTGATAGTTCTCTACGGTTTTGGTAGCGTCGTTCCCATAACCAATCCAAAGATGGTCCTCTCCAGAGGATACGGGATCAGAAACGTCACCAACCTGGAGGGGATAAGAAAGTGTCTGGATAGCCTGCTTCCTTTCTCTATCCAAGGGATAGATATCCCTTTGGCGACCTTTATCGTAATAGCGTTGTTCTGCACCTTCGTGGTCTGGTTCCGTAGAACGAAGCTGGGGCAGGATATGAGAGCGGTGGGGCAGGACATGGACGTAGCCAGAGCCGCCGGAATACCTGTAGAGAGGACCAGGCTCATATCCATAGTCATCTCAACGGTCTTGGCCTGTTACGGTCAGATAATATTTCTCCAGAACATAGGGACCATGAACACCTACAACAGCCACGAACAGGCCGGAATGTTCGCCATAGCCGCTCTATTGGTCGGAGGAGCCAGCGTGAGCAAGGCGTCGATCTTCAACGTGTTTTTGGGGGTCGTTCTGTTCCATCTGATGTTCGTCGTATCTCCTATGGCCGGGAAATACCTGATCGGACAGGCCCAATTGGGTGAGTACTTCCGGGTCTTCGTCTCCTACGGCATAATCTCCCTTGCTTTGGTTCTCCATGCCTGGCGGCGCCAGAAGGAAAAGGACAGATCCCGTAGAGGCCTCCGTGGAACCGTAGCGGAATAG